In Gemmatimonas sp., the genomic window AGACCGGCCGGCGCCGCCGCCGATGGCGGCAGATCGGCCGCCCGGGGGGCGTCCAACGTCGTCGCAATCGAGATCTTTCGGTGATTCACCCGAAGACCGAGCTGCGCCATGAGCGCGCTCTCGATGTTGCGAACCGTATTCTTCGGCAGGACCAAGTCGGTGGTCAGCACGTGGATCTCATCCACGGCGCCTGTCTCGTTCGGGACGATGCGAACCGACAACACCCCGGGAAGGGTGGCGATCAGCTCTTCGGCCCGACGAATAGGCAGCACACTCCCGGCGATCATACCGGAGGGGGTCTGAGGGGACGTCATGCCGAAATTGACTGGTATAGACAGGATTGTCTCCGCGGCTGATGCATACCAAACACCTGTGTTCGGTTCTCTGCGGAGCTAATATGTGACCCGAGTCGCGTTCCAGCAAGACTCAGAATTTCACAAGGCGTTGTCCGGCATGGACGTATCGACCTAAACCTCAAGTCTCGTCGAGGGGGGCATCCCCGTCGTCTCCGTGATCTGGGTCCTCGCCGTCATACTCGCGGAGCTTCCGGTACAGCGTTCGCTCCCCGATCCCCAGCAGATCTGCCGCCTTCCGGCGGTTACCGGCGGTATCTCGCAGCGCCCCCTGAATCGCCAGCCGCTCGATCTCCGCCATCGTCATTCCGGGCCCGAGTGTGATCACCGTGGCCTGCGGTCCCTGCTCTCGAGGTTCGATGCCACGCATCAGCCCAAACCCCGGCATCGACACCACCTCTCCCGAGACCTCTCCCGCTCCCACGGACGGCGCACGAACGTCACCAACCCAGCCTGGTGAGGGCGCACGCGTTTCTACGTCCATCCGACGACGCAACTCTTCAACTTGTAACTTGAGTTCGACCAGCGATCGCACGATGAACTCCAGCTCGCGCCCCTGCGCCCGCTCGCCCTCCCGCACCATGGGGCCCACGTGCACCGGCAGTCGCCGCCGGCCACCACCCTCGCGGATCGCGCGGGGGATGTCATCCGGGCCAATCTCCCGTCCGTGCGCGAGCACGACCATGCTCTCCACGAGATTGCGCAACTCACGTACGTTCCCCGGCCAGTCGTACTCGACCAACAGTGTCAACGCCTCGGCCGAGATCCCGTGGAACTCGCGATCGTGTAGGGCGGCGAACTCAGTGACGAAGCGCCGAACCAGCAGCGGGATATCGTCGCGACGCTCGCGCAACGGCGGCAGATAAATGCCGAGTACGTTGAGGCGATAGAACAAGTCGGCGCGGAAGCCGCCGTCATCGACATGCTCACGCAACGGACGATTCGTTGCCGCGACCACCCGCACGTCGATCGGGATCGGATGACCGCTGCCCACTCGGGTCACCTCTCGCTCCTCGAGCACGCGCAACAGCTTCACCTGCGTGCTCGACGGTATCTCACCGATCTCGTCCAAAAACAGCGTACCGGTGTCCGCCAACTCGAAGCGCC contains:
- a CDS encoding sigma-54 dependent transcriptional regulator — protein: MSARPRPAAMRRGGVDDGAASVVAILMTDVEPAVRLNAALEAAGLTTVTMSPMDDVRGDLRRARPDIVVLTGALLDAANVSLVRRLLWENVAVLGFTDVSDPQMVERLREIGYAETWPKPVRIEDVVDSIKRRLERQRLAELTGLVGESAAIREVLVKVEQIAPVTSTVLIEGESGTGKELVARAIHRLSPRRGKPFIAVNVGALTETLLESELFGHEKGAFTGAAERRLGRFELADTGTLFLDEIGEIPSSTQVKLLRVLEEREVTRVGSGHPIPIDVRVVAATNRPLREHVDDGGFRADLFYRLNVLGIYLPPLRERRDDIPLLVRRFVTEFAALHDREFHGISAEALTLLVEYDWPGNVRELRNLVESMVVLAHGREIGPDDIPRAIREGGGRRRLPVHVGPMVREGERAQGRELEFIVRSLVELKLQVEELRRRMDVETRAPSPGWVGDVRAPSVGAGEVSGEVVSMPGFGLMRGIEPREQGPQATVITLGPGMTMAEIERLAIQGALRDTAGNRRKAADLLGIGERTLYRKLREYDGEDPDHGDDGDAPLDET